One genomic window of Candidatus Nitrospira inopinata includes the following:
- a CDS encoding competence/damage-inducible protein A — protein sequence MASRPGSDRSFTAETVAIGSELLIGGRSDSNSLFIAEVLGSLGIEVKFKSIVGDDRGDIVRVIETAVRRAGVIIMTGGLGPTVDDCTREAVAAVTGLRLARRKEALEGMTARLAQWGRVPNKGQLRQARIPSRAEVLPNPVGSAPGFALRWKGAWLIALPGVPGEMQAMIRESVVPLLTTRLLRSAKHPPHPISRSVFHTWGLPEAEVDAKLRGLVPKRSPVELGLLASPMGVLVSLTAKVRRPTDRQVMRDLEDEVRVRLREWIFAEGENSMEAVVGRLLSNQGLTIAVAESCTGGLITHRLTQVPGSSAYVDRSVVCYSNRAKIDLLGIPPDLIARHGAVSSEVAAVMARGIRQRAAVSVGLSVTGIAGPGGGTETKPVGLVYVGLDGGEPDIVTKEFRFHGDRTVIKQRSSQAALDLLRRWLIERGH from the coding sequence ATGGCTTCACGTCCTGGGTCGGATCGGTCGTTCACCGCCGAAACCGTTGCGATCGGCTCGGAACTGTTAATCGGGGGGCGTTCCGACAGCAATTCTCTGTTTATCGCCGAGGTGCTTGGCTCGCTGGGGATCGAGGTGAAGTTCAAGTCGATCGTCGGCGATGACCGGGGCGACATCGTCCGGGTCATCGAGACCGCCGTCCGCCGAGCCGGTGTGATCATCATGACCGGTGGATTAGGACCGACCGTTGATGATTGTACGAGAGAGGCGGTCGCCGCCGTGACCGGGCTGAGGCTGGCTCGCCGAAAAGAAGCTCTTGAGGGGATGACCGCTCGACTGGCCCAATGGGGCAGGGTTCCCAACAAAGGTCAGTTGCGACAAGCGAGGATTCCATCGCGAGCTGAGGTCTTGCCCAATCCGGTCGGATCGGCGCCCGGTTTCGCTCTGCGTTGGAAGGGTGCGTGGTTGATCGCCTTGCCGGGCGTGCCCGGTGAAATGCAGGCCATGATACGGGAGTCGGTGGTGCCGTTGTTGACGACAAGGCTGTTGCGATCGGCCAAGCACCCCCCTCACCCGATATCCAGGTCGGTGTTTCATACCTGGGGACTGCCGGAGGCGGAGGTGGATGCGAAGCTGCGCGGACTTGTCCCTAAACGATCGCCGGTTGAACTGGGGCTCTTGGCTTCTCCGATGGGGGTGTTGGTCTCGCTGACGGCCAAGGTGCGTCGTCCCACCGATCGCCAAGTGATGCGGGATCTCGAAGATGAAGTTCGGGTCAGGCTGAGAGAATGGATCTTCGCGGAGGGCGAGAATTCCATGGAAGCCGTCGTGGGTCGATTGTTGTCGAATCAAGGGTTGACGATCGCCGTGGCGGAATCGTGTACGGGCGGGTTGATTACCCATCGCCTGACACAGGTGCCGGGATCGTCGGCCTACGTGGATCGGAGCGTGGTGTGCTATAGCAATCGGGCCAAGATCGATCTGTTAGGCATACCGCCCGACCTGATTGCCCGACATGGGGCGGTGAGCAGTGAGGTCGCAGCCGTCATGGCGAGGGGGATTCGCCAACGGGCCGCCGTGTCGGTCGGACTGAGCGTGACCGGCATCGCCGGACCCGGCGGGGGGACGGAGACGAAACCGGTGGGACTGGTCTATGTCGGCCTTGACGGAGGAGAACCGGATATCGTCACAAAAGAATTTCGATTCCACGGCGATCGAACCGTCATCAAACAACGGTCGTCGCAGGCGGCGCTGGACCTGCTGCGCCGGTGGTTGATCGAACGGGGACACTGA
- a CDS encoding type II toxin-antitoxin system HicB family antitoxin → MEYPVIVEQDREAGGYVVYCPTLRGCVSQGETEEEALENIKDAIKIYLESIEDLKRLKKLRTVVVGA, encoded by the coding sequence ATGGAATATCCCGTCATCGTTGAGCAGGATCGGGAAGCCGGCGGGTACGTGGTGTATTGCCCGACGCTCAGGGGCTGTGTCTCGCAGGGCGAGACCGAGGAAGAAGCCCTGGAAAACATCAAGGATGCCATCAAGATCTACCTCGAGAGCATCGAGGATTTGAAGCGACTTAAGAAATTGAGAACCGTCGTAGTCGGCGCATGA
- a CDS encoding zeta toxin family protein, with protein sequence MRDWKAKRPRCIVIAGPNGAGKTTFAREFLTREAGVIHFVNVDLIASGLSPLRPELAARRAGRLVLAELNRLARARKDFAFESTLSGRTYLGMLRRWKTAGYRIEMVFLLLPSVELALRRIAVRVRQGGHNVPRGDVIRRFGRSWNNFRTLYRPLADVWVVYDTSGEIPQLLEEGP encoded by the coding sequence GTGAGAGACTGGAAGGCCAAACGTCCCCGGTGCATTGTGATTGCCGGGCCAAACGGCGCGGGGAAGACAACGTTCGCGCGAGAGTTTCTCACTCGAGAGGCGGGCGTGATTCACTTTGTCAATGTTGATTTGATCGCGAGCGGACTCTCGCCCCTTCGCCCAGAACTGGCGGCGCGGCGGGCAGGACGGCTTGTATTGGCGGAACTCAACCGATTGGCAAGGGCCCGCAAGGATTTTGCCTTTGAGAGCACGTTGAGTGGGCGGACCTACCTCGGAATGCTCAGACGGTGGAAAACCGCCGGTTATCGAATCGAGATGGTGTTCCTGCTGTTGCCGTCGGTCGAACTGGCGCTCCGACGTATTGCAGTGCGAGTTCGACAAGGCGGGCACAACGTGCCACGGGGTGACGTCATCCGGCGTTTTGGCCGAAGTTGGAACAACTTTCGAACGCTCTATCGTCCCTTGGCAGATGTGTGGGTTGTGTATGACACTTCAGGAGAGATCCCACAATTATTGGAGGAAGGTCCATGA
- the thpR gene encoding RNA 2',3'-cyclic phosphodiesterase, with protein MLRAFLAVELGEDLKRQVTLVQEDLRRRLGREAPKAARIAWVQASSIHLTVKFLGDIDESLIEPMRRAVGVAIREHRPVFIPLERIGAFPHPREPRVLWVGPQAEWEESEEAQRLAAFHRMVEDCCASLGCAMALDRRPFSPHLTLARVKEGAREVGRLLAASGVMDRPLFLGTLAMESIALIKSDLKPAGPIYTKLWQVGVGGGSDG; from the coding sequence GTGCTCCGAGCCTTTCTTGCCGTTGAGCTTGGCGAGGATCTGAAGCGCCAAGTGACGCTGGTTCAGGAGGATCTCAGGCGGCGACTCGGACGCGAGGCGCCCAAAGCCGCCCGCATCGCCTGGGTGCAGGCGTCGTCGATTCATCTCACCGTCAAATTTCTCGGTGACATCGATGAGTCGCTGATCGAACCGATGCGCCGGGCGGTCGGTGTCGCCATACGGGAGCATCGGCCGGTCTTCATCCCGCTTGAGCGGATCGGAGCGTTTCCCCATCCGCGAGAGCCGAGGGTCTTATGGGTCGGTCCTCAAGCGGAGTGGGAAGAAAGCGAAGAGGCACAACGGCTGGCCGCATTCCACCGAATGGTGGAGGATTGTTGCGCGTCGCTCGGCTGCGCGATGGCGCTGGATAGACGGCCCTTTTCCCCCCATCTCACCCTGGCGAGGGTGAAGGAAGGAGCGCGCGAGGTGGGTCGGCTGTTAGCTGCAAGCGGTGTGATGGATCGACCGCTGTTCTTGGGAACGCTGGCGATGGAATCCATCGCCCTCATAAAGAGCGACCTCAAGCCGGCCGGGCCCATTTACACGAAATTATGGCAGGTTGGGGTCGGAGGTGGAAGCGACGGCTGA
- a CDS encoding type II toxin-antitoxin system HicA family toxin has product MSKLPQVSHERVVRALKRAGFSVLREGKHISMTNEKQIVIIPRHHVIKPGTLKHILDAADISLERFKDLL; this is encoded by the coding sequence ATGAGCAAGCTCCCGCAGGTCTCTCATGAACGTGTCGTGAGAGCCCTGAAACGAGCCGGCTTCTCTGTCCTGCGCGAGGGCAAACATATTTCGATGACTAACGAGAAACAGATCGTCATTATTCCCCGGCATCATGTCATCAAGCCCGGGACACTGAAACACATCCTTGACGCTGCCGACATTTCTCTCGAACGGTTCAAAGACCTGCTCTAA
- the csb2 gene encoding type I-G CRISPR-associated protein Csb2, translating to MTVHLCISVTFIDPLFHGRGDHEEPEWPPSPLRLFQAMLSGARIASGCHVPGDDFKAFLWLEKQNAPQIVAPLAREMAARRYYVPNNDSDKKFERQDRLAEKIFQPHRMCGNDSTTVHYVWALRSSLLGEEPTRIEILKGVARKLVALGWGIDMAVGHAAVLSDEEVKALPGERWVPGREGSAGGLRVPVPGALKALIARHERFLKRVREDGTFDPTPPLQESVYKRVEYRRVTDPPLRSFAAFSLLKLDASRFQPFDPVGRGLTLAGMLRHTVACAARRAGWPESTINAFVLGHGGSKNGHHVPVGPHRFAYLPLPSLEGRGEGKSRVVGNIRRILLTSFTEDCEVKVGWARRALSGCDLIDEEHRRSVAMLSLLPNNEKIVRCYVEPADTWATVTPVVLPGYDDPAHYRRRLKKVTTADEQRRLLERLDERIDRLLRKAIVQAGFSHELATHAELQWRKSGFWPGTDLADRYGVPDHLKRFSRWHVQLRWRDAQRRLIAVSGPLCLGGGRHYGLGLFAAV from the coding sequence GTGACAGTCCATCTTTGCATCTCAGTAACGTTTATTGATCCATTGTTTCATGGAAGAGGTGACCACGAAGAACCTGAGTGGCCGCCTTCGCCGTTACGGCTCTTTCAAGCCATGCTATCAGGAGCACGAATTGCGTCTGGCTGTCACGTTCCAGGCGATGACTTCAAAGCGTTCTTGTGGTTGGAAAAGCAGAATGCGCCGCAAATAGTTGCACCATTAGCGCGGGAAATGGCTGCTCGTCGCTACTATGTGCCTAATAACGATAGTGACAAGAAATTCGAGAGGCAGGATCGACTTGCCGAGAAAATATTCCAACCTCATCGAATGTGCGGCAACGATTCAACCACAGTTCATTACGTTTGGGCTCTCCGTAGCTCTCTGTTGGGTGAGGAACCCACGCGCATCGAGATACTCAAAGGTGTTGCCCGTAAACTTGTTGCATTGGGTTGGGGCATCGACATGGCTGTCGGACATGCTGCAGTGCTGTCCGATGAAGAGGTCAAAGCCTTACCCGGTGAGCGGTGGGTACCAGGGAGAGAAGGCAGTGCAGGGGGGTTGCGTGTGCCGGTGCCCGGCGCGCTCAAGGCCCTTATTGCGCGGCATGAACGTTTTCTCAAACGGGTGCGAGAAGACGGCACATTTGATCCCACGCCGCCCTTGCAAGAGTCTGTGTATAAGCGAGTCGAATATCGCCGGGTCACTGATCCACCGCTGAGGTCTTTCGCGGCGTTTTCACTTCTGAAGCTCGATGCCAGCCGGTTCCAGCCATTTGATCCAGTGGGTAGAGGGCTAACCTTGGCAGGGATGTTGCGGCACACGGTGGCATGTGCTGCTCGTCGCGCGGGATGGCCTGAGTCGACAATCAACGCCTTCGTCCTTGGACACGGGGGATCGAAGAACGGGCATCACGTTCCTGTCGGTCCTCACCGGTTTGCCTATTTGCCGCTCCCGAGTCTCGAGGGACGCGGCGAGGGGAAATCGCGTGTTGTTGGAAATATCCGCCGAATCCTGCTCACGTCCTTTACAGAAGACTGTGAGGTTAAGGTCGGCTGGGCGCGCCGGGCTTTGTCGGGCTGTGATCTTATCGATGAGGAGCACAGGCGGTCCGTAGCGATGCTATCGCTTCTTCCCAATAATGAAAAGATCGTGCGTTGCTATGTCGAGCCTGCCGATACCTGGGCAACTGTCACACCCGTTGTCTTGCCTGGCTACGATGACCCGGCGCACTATCGAAGACGATTGAAGAAAGTGACGACTGCCGACGAGCAAAGGCGGTTGCTTGAGCGGCTGGACGAGCGCATTGACCGCTTGCTGCGCAAGGCTATTGTCCAGGCGGGTTTTTCTCACGAGCTTGCCACCCATGCAGAACTGCAATGGCGGAAATCAGGATTCTGGCCGGGAACTGATCTCGCTGACCGTTATGGTGTGCCCGACCACTTGAAACGGTTTTCCCGGTGGCATGTGCAGTTGCGCTGGCGGGATGCACAGAGGCGGCTCATCGCGGTGTCAGGCCCTCTGTGCTTGGGGGGCGGCCGCCATTACGGCTTGGGGCTTTTTGCGGCGGTGTAG
- the cas2 gene encoding CRISPR-associated endonuclease Cas2, which translates to MRRCYLVAYDIADPKRLRRVYKTMKGYGAHVQLSVFQCDLPEMDLIRMKAALTEIIHHKEDQVLIIDLGPTDSHPIKRFEALGMAIEVEERQPRVI; encoded by the coding sequence ATGCGGCGCTGCTATTTAGTGGCGTACGACATCGCCGATCCCAAGCGACTGCGTCGGGTGTATAAGACGATGAAAGGATACGGTGCGCATGTGCAATTGTCCGTCTTCCAGTGCGATCTGCCGGAGATGGACCTCATTCGGATGAAGGCAGCGCTGACGGAGATCATTCACCACAAAGAAGATCAGGTGCTGATCATCGACTTAGGGCCGACTGACAGTCACCCCATCAAGCGATTTGAAGCCTTGGGCATGGCGATCGAGGTGGAGGAGCGACAGCCTCGCGTGATATAG
- a CDS encoding CRISPR-associated endonuclease Cas4/Cas1: MEREAFADGAGSEAMPLLPARMVNEFAYCPRLAYFEWVDGVFADSADTVEGRFHHRQVDREPVRPTRRAADGDEQEPVLHQRSVWLSSERLGVTAKIDLVEGEVPSPDGQPQVVTPVDYKRGKRPHTAKGAWEPEQVQLCLQGLLLREQGYRCDRGILYFVGSRERVPIEFDETLIGRTLELVEGMRAMTRQAVAPPPLVDSPKCPRCSLVGLCLPDEIGWLRQAGEGEAPAVRQLLPSRDDALPLHVQTPGARIGKEGDCLVIKDHDEILGEARLVETSQVVLYGAVQVSTQVVQELCKREIPLIYCSSGGWFYGLTTGLPHKHVELRRRQYTAAADPVQCLRLAKRFVQAKIANCRTLIRRNHPDVPDLLLQELKVDQGQAGEAGSLESLLGVEGTAARRYFGAFGALVRDEAMRARFDAEGRNRRPPRDPINALLSFAYAILAREWTVVVHSVGLDPYLGFYHQPRYGRPALALDMMEEFRPLIADSVVLTAVNNGEVQSADFIQRLGSVSLTPEGRRKFIATYERRMSQEITHPVFGYQVSYRRVLEVQARLLGRYLLGEIPELPPIITR, translated from the coding sequence ATGGAACGCGAAGCATTTGCCGATGGAGCAGGGAGCGAGGCGATGCCCTTGCTCCCTGCTCGGATGGTCAACGAATTTGCCTACTGCCCGCGGCTCGCCTATTTCGAATGGGTAGATGGGGTCTTTGCCGACAGTGCCGACACGGTGGAGGGTCGCTTCCATCACCGGCAGGTGGATCGCGAGCCGGTCAGGCCGACCCGACGAGCGGCAGATGGTGACGAGCAAGAGCCTGTATTGCACCAGCGGTCGGTCTGGCTGTCATCCGAACGGCTGGGCGTCACGGCCAAGATCGATCTGGTGGAAGGAGAGGTGCCGTCACCAGATGGCCAACCACAAGTTGTCACGCCCGTGGATTACAAACGTGGCAAACGTCCCCACACGGCCAAGGGTGCGTGGGAGCCGGAGCAAGTGCAGCTTTGCTTGCAAGGGTTGCTGCTCCGCGAGCAGGGCTATCGGTGCGACCGCGGAATCCTCTATTTCGTCGGCTCCCGGGAACGAGTGCCCATCGAATTCGATGAGACCTTGATTGGGCGGACATTGGAGTTGGTGGAGGGTATGCGCGCCATGACCAGGCAGGCGGTTGCGCCACCGCCGTTGGTCGACAGCCCCAAATGTCCGCGCTGTTCGCTGGTGGGGCTGTGCCTGCCTGATGAAATCGGCTGGTTGCGTCAGGCTGGAGAAGGTGAGGCGCCGGCAGTTCGTCAATTGTTGCCGTCACGGGATGATGCCCTGCCGCTGCACGTCCAAACCCCCGGTGCCAGAATTGGCAAAGAGGGTGACTGTTTAGTGATCAAAGATCATGACGAGATCCTCGGCGAAGCTCGGTTGGTGGAAACCTCCCAGGTGGTGCTCTATGGTGCAGTTCAAGTGAGCACGCAAGTGGTTCAGGAACTATGCAAGCGCGAGATTCCACTCATCTATTGTTCGAGCGGGGGCTGGTTCTATGGACTGACGACTGGTCTCCCGCACAAACATGTCGAACTTCGACGACGCCAATATACAGCGGCGGCCGACCCGGTACAGTGCCTGCGACTGGCCAAACGGTTTGTCCAAGCCAAGATCGCCAATTGCCGCACATTGATCCGTCGCAATCATCCCGATGTGCCGGATCTGCTGTTGCAGGAGCTCAAGGTGGATCAAGGCCAGGCCGGCGAAGCAGGGTCCCTGGAGTCGCTGCTCGGCGTCGAAGGCACAGCGGCCCGTCGGTACTTCGGTGCGTTTGGGGCTCTGGTGCGGGATGAAGCGATGCGGGCTCGGTTTGATGCCGAAGGACGCAATCGCCGTCCACCACGGGATCCAATCAATGCGCTCCTGTCGTTTGCCTATGCGATATTGGCGAGGGAATGGACGGTGGTGGTGCACAGTGTGGGGCTCGATCCGTATCTGGGCTTTTATCACCAGCCGCGCTACGGGCGTCCGGCGTTGGCGCTCGACATGATGGAAGAGTTTCGGCCGTTGATTGCCGATTCGGTGGTGCTGACGGCCGTCAATAATGGCGAAGTACAGAGTGCCGATTTCATCCAGCGACTGGGGAGTGTCAGTCTCACACCGGAAGGGCGGCGGAAGTTTATCGCGACCTACGAGCGTCGTATGAGTCAGGAGATCACGCATCCGGTTTTCGGCTATCAAGTCAGCTATCGTCGGGTGTTGGAGGTGCAGGCAAGATTGTTGGGCCGGTATCTGCTGGGGGAGATTCCAGAACTGCCGCCGATCATCACCCGGTAA
- a CDS encoding ankyrin repeat domain-containing protein, translating to MKNIVLRYAMSHRKIAIYALFFWGLLVLNGCIASPEHRLREAIVNGDSTQAAAALAQGAKVETADEFGMTPLLLAVKHGHRPTVELLLEKGADLSRARHDGLTPLFMAIREGRVDMVALLLEKGADVNVRGAISSVTPLHVGAYEGNQEIVTLLLKYGADKQARMTSGELPVDLARQLGRTDLIKLLEP from the coding sequence GTGAAAAACATCGTCCTGCGGTATGCCATGTCGCATAGAAAAATAGCGATTTATGCTCTCTTCTTTTGGGGCCTCTTGGTTCTGAACGGCTGCATCGCATCGCCGGAACACAGGCTCCGTGAAGCAATCGTAAACGGAGACTCGACCCAAGCCGCCGCTGCACTGGCCCAAGGCGCGAAAGTGGAAACCGCCGACGAATTTGGCATGACGCCGCTTCTGCTGGCCGTCAAGCATGGACACAGACCGACGGTCGAACTGTTACTGGAAAAGGGCGCCGACCTGTCCCGTGCGAGACACGACGGACTCACGCCGCTGTTCATGGCCATACGAGAGGGGCGCGTGGACATGGTGGCTCTGCTCTTGGAAAAGGGCGCGGACGTGAACGTTCGTGGCGCGATCAGCAGCGTCACGCCGCTCCATGTCGGAGCGTACGAAGGCAATCAAGAGATCGTGACGTTGCTTCTCAAGTACGGCGCGGACAAACAAGCTAGAATGACATCGGGAGAACTGCCGGTTGATTTGGCCCGTCAGCTTGGCCGGACGGATTTGATCAAACTCCTTGAACCATAA
- a CDS encoding Uma2 family endonuclease, translating to MSAPTVHTKRWTCQEYDRLAESGILDPNEHIQLIEGEIIAMTPRNSPHAVTIGKTQRVLERIFGQGFWVRIQMPLLIDPDSEPEPDLAVVPGDPEEYLKEHPRTAMLVVEVADTTLSLDRDRKAPLYARAGIPEYWIINLLERCLEVFRDPVTPSGQPASYRSHVKLGPSDTISLLAAPTASIAVADLLP from the coding sequence ATGTCTGCTCCCACCGTCCACACCAAACGCTGGACCTGCCAGGAATATGACCGTTTGGCTGAATCGGGCATTCTTGATCCGAATGAGCACATCCAATTGATTGAGGGAGAGATCATCGCGATGACCCCGCGGAATAGTCCGCATGCCGTCACCATCGGCAAAACACAGCGCGTCCTCGAGCGCATCTTCGGACAGGGGTTCTGGGTCCGCATACAAATGCCCCTCTTGATTGATCCTGACTCGGAGCCGGAACCGGACCTGGCGGTGGTGCCGGGCGACCCAGAAGAATATTTAAAAGAGCATCCTCGCACGGCGATGCTCGTCGTCGAGGTCGCCGATACAACGCTTTCCCTCGACCGTGACCGGAAAGCCCCGCTCTACGCCCGAGCCGGCATCCCGGAATACTGGATCATCAACCTTTTGGAACGGTGTCTGGAAGTTTTCCGCGATCCCGTCACACCCTCCGGCCAACCGGCGTCGTACCGTTCACACGTCAAGCTCGGCCCCTCCGACACCATTTCGCTGCTCGCTGCCCCTACCGCATCCATCGCCGTCGCCGATTTGCTCCCGTAG
- the cas7g gene encoding type I-G CRISPR-associated RAMP protein Csb1/Cas7g, translated as MMNELLEKYDSWLKDDSNVAAVTVRQWLEPVEGKDAIIFPPTYPIEGNAGYSIDRIDGFTVCQIDSVGSQANRIEPIFLREQYCDLVPKVIIRATVDGRERSIHLLEAGHRAADAIVRFSTLGARIHEAFRAIHENGDATLLARIAPTSLVFGVWDSRATQVKLPRVLRSVIRAFDVYELHRSAQYSTLAGELLEGPDVEVTTKGVKAELGLAHVPSVKTHGGIRVKGEIRRDAALNVVAIRSLASGPDNEIGTLSLRRYVLGLALVGLTFEQDFSLREGCQLIPDKGRPPEWKIILHDGTRKDIVLTHRESIEYARKAAEQFGIGQDATGEFEAMLARKIQELPEKDRKALLRKGPVTMEAIEEFLKKRKTKGKTTKEPDASEGGEE; from the coding sequence ATGATGAACGAACTATTGGAAAAGTATGACTCGTGGCTTAAAGATGATAGCAATGTCGCAGCGGTGACGGTGCGGCAGTGGCTTGAACCGGTTGAAGGTAAAGACGCCATTATTTTCCCGCCTACCTACCCAATTGAAGGTAATGCTGGCTACTCGATCGACCGCATCGATGGGTTTACTGTTTGTCAAATCGATAGCGTGGGATCACAAGCAAACCGTATCGAGCCCATTTTTTTGCGGGAGCAATATTGCGACCTTGTGCCGAAGGTGATCATTAGAGCGACGGTGGATGGCAGGGAGAGGTCTATTCATCTTCTTGAGGCTGGCCACCGTGCAGCGGATGCCATTGTCCGCTTTTCAACGCTCGGAGCGCGGATTCACGAGGCATTTCGGGCTATCCATGAGAACGGTGATGCAACTCTCTTGGCACGCATTGCGCCAACCTCCCTCGTCTTCGGTGTTTGGGATTCCCGAGCAACGCAAGTGAAACTTCCGAGAGTGCTTCGCTCAGTCATCCGCGCATTTGACGTGTACGAGTTGCACCGTTCCGCTCAATATTCAACTCTTGCTGGAGAGCTCTTGGAGGGCCCAGATGTGGAAGTGACAACAAAGGGTGTGAAAGCGGAGCTAGGTCTAGCCCACGTACCCTCTGTTAAAACCCATGGTGGTATCAGGGTTAAAGGCGAAATTCGAAGGGATGCCGCCTTAAACGTTGTTGCAATTCGCTCTTTGGCATCAGGGCCTGACAACGAGATAGGCACTCTCTCACTGCGTCGTTACGTTCTTGGGTTGGCTCTGGTTGGACTCACATTCGAACAAGACTTCTCACTTCGAGAAGGCTGCCAGCTCATACCAGACAAAGGACGTCCGCCTGAATGGAAAATTATTCTCCACGATGGCACACGCAAAGACATTGTGCTAACGCACAGGGAATCGATTGAGTACGCAAGGAAAGCCGCGGAACAGTTTGGTATCGGCCAAGATGCCACAGGCGAATTCGAAGCAATGCTTGCCCGCAAAATCCAGGAACTTCCGGAGAAAGATCGCAAGGCGTTGTTGCGCAAGGGGCCTGTGACAATGGAAGCAATAGAGGAGTTCTTGAAGAAGAGAAAAACGAAAGGGAAAACCACGAAGGAACCTGACGCTTCCGAAGGAGGCGAGGAGTGA
- a CDS encoding radical SAM protein has product MPYLGTKIQAGYRSLLRSGILYERVALAKQMLASCRVCPRHCAVNRLAGELGTCLVGGKALVASAGPHFGEEFPIRGWYGSGTVFFAGCNLRCLYCQNAEISHQPNGQELESEELADLMLSLQEQGCHNVNLVSPSHQVPQILEGLLMAAQRGLRLPLVYNTSAYDDLDMLRLLDGIVDIYMPDMKYADSVVGRRLSKVPDYPAVAQAAIKEMHRQVGDLVLDDEGLAIRGLLVRHLVLPGNLAGTAEVMKFLADEISRDTYVHVMDQYHPAAKAFAHPVLCRPVHVDEVDHASRLAREAGLWRLHEE; this is encoded by the coding sequence ATGCCCTATCTTGGTACCAAAATCCAGGCGGGCTATCGATCCCTTTTGCGGAGTGGCATCCTGTATGAGCGGGTTGCGCTGGCCAAGCAGATGCTGGCCTCCTGCCGGGTCTGCCCCCGGCATTGCGCGGTGAACCGGCTGGCAGGTGAATTAGGAACCTGTTTGGTCGGCGGCAAGGCGCTGGTCGCGAGCGCGGGGCCTCATTTTGGTGAAGAATTTCCCATTCGCGGGTGGTATGGGTCCGGCACTGTTTTCTTTGCCGGGTGCAACCTCCGGTGTCTTTACTGTCAAAATGCCGAGATCAGCCATCAGCCGAACGGTCAAGAGTTGGAATCGGAGGAATTGGCCGATCTCATGCTCAGCTTGCAAGAGCAGGGCTGTCACAACGTCAATCTGGTGTCGCCGTCTCATCAGGTGCCGCAGATCCTCGAAGGGCTGTTGATGGCGGCTCAACGTGGATTGCGCCTGCCGCTTGTGTACAACACCAGCGCCTATGACGATCTGGATATGCTGCGCCTGTTGGATGGCATCGTGGATATCTATATGCCGGACATGAAGTATGCAGATTCAGTGGTGGGGCGGCGGCTTTCCAAGGTGCCGGACTATCCGGCCGTTGCACAGGCGGCGATTAAGGAAATGCACCGGCAGGTCGGGGATCTGGTGCTAGATGACGAGGGACTGGCCATCCGTGGTCTCTTGGTTCGCCATCTGGTGCTTCCCGGCAATCTAGCTGGAACGGCCGAGGTGATGAAATTTTTGGCCGACGAGATTTCCCGTGACACCTATGTCCATGTGATGGATCAGTACCATCCGGCCGCCAAGGCCTTTGCCCATCCGGTGTTGTGCCGGCCCGTTCACGTTGACGAAGTTGATCATGCTTCTCGTTTGGCGCGCGAGGCTGGCCTCTGGCGTTTGCACGAAGAATAG
- a CDS encoding SDR family NAD(P)-dependent oxidoreductase, whose translation MGSMGRLTGRVVIVTGSSSGIGKAIAFRFGEEGATVIVTARRLGLCQATADQIASKGGVAWAIQTDVTDEQQVERLFDETVRRYGRVDILVNNAGVFGGSRLAETSTREFDEVINVNLRGTFFCCRAGFRVMRQQGGGVILNMSSVAAVQAWAGTGVYSASKHGIMALTKALADEGRPYNIKASAICPAGVADELVDASPEERLRSEKIDPFDVAEAAIFLATLGKHAVVHQLVIDRLGADW comes from the coding sequence ATGGGTAGCATGGGTAGATTGACTGGTAGGGTGGTGATTGTGACCGGCAGCAGCAGCGGCATCGGCAAGGCCATCGCCTTCCGGTTTGGCGAAGAGGGAGCTACCGTGATCGTGACTGCGCGACGGCTTGGGCTTTGTCAGGCGACAGCGGATCAAATTGCGAGCAAGGGCGGAGTGGCCTGGGCGATTCAAACGGATGTGACCGACGAACAACAGGTCGAGCGGCTGTTTGATGAGACGGTCCGTCGCTATGGGCGTGTCGATATTTTGGTCAACAATGCGGGTGTCTTTGGAGGGAGCCGGCTGGCAGAGACATCCACACGCGAATTTGATGAGGTCATAAACGTGAATCTCCGCGGCACGTTCTTCTGCTGCCGCGCTGGCTTCCGTGTGATGCGGCAACAGGGCGGCGGGGTGATCCTCAACATGTCCAGCGTGGCCGCGGTGCAGGCCTGGGCGGGCACCGGCGTGTACAGCGCCTCAAAACATGGCATCATGGCCCTGACCAAGGCGTTGGCGGATGAGGGACGGCCGTATAACATCAAGGCCAGCGCCATCTGTCCGGCTGGAGTCGCCGATGAATTGGTTGATGCCTCTCCTGAGGAGCGCCTGCGCAGTGAAAAGATTGATCCCTTTGATGTGGCGGAGGCGGCGATCTTTTTGGCCACGTTGGGCAAGCATGCGGTGGTGCACCAGCTTGTGATCGATCGGTTGGGCGCCGACTGGTAA